The Methylotenera sp. G11 genome includes a window with the following:
- a CDS encoding ATP-binding protein — protein sequence MLLIAVLLAVGQFASLKIFEYFEREPRAEATALQAVTVVNYTRASLIASQENLRLALLSELTGKEGVRIYYADFMEEIEPLPDDPFIKLVAEKIRERLGAETIITVKHYGIEGLWVSFGIGQDDFWVVIPRIHVERPFPWQWLGWGALVLGLSLAGGYLLAARINRPLNLLVKAANRLRNGEQPEKLPEDSVTELRAVSSTFNKMADSLAELDAERTLILAGVSHDIRTPLARLRLAVEMLPDQQCSYLKHGMIEDISDMDNIINQFLDFVRGAEGEHTQMVDINTLLQALHDRQARAGRDLVIQLSPTYAVPIKPLAMQRLLDNLVGNAYAYGGGQVRVASEIQADNIIISVFDNGPGIPETHLKKLLRPFERLDKARSNVGGSGLGLAIAERIAKLHQGTLELLNRPEGGLEARLSIPIKNA from the coding sequence ATGCTGCTTATCGCCGTTTTACTGGCGGTAGGACAATTCGCGTCGCTAAAGATTTTTGAATACTTCGAACGCGAACCGCGTGCCGAAGCAACCGCCTTGCAGGCGGTGACGGTGGTCAACTACACCCGCGCCTCGCTCATCGCCTCACAGGAAAACCTGCGGCTTGCCTTGCTGTCAGAGCTTACCGGCAAAGAAGGCGTGCGTATTTACTACGCAGACTTTATGGAAGAAATCGAGCCGCTGCCGGATGACCCGTTCATTAAACTGGTGGCGGAAAAAATCCGTGAGCGTCTGGGTGCAGAAACGATTATTACCGTGAAACACTACGGCATTGAAGGACTCTGGGTCAGCTTCGGTATCGGCCAGGATGACTTCTGGGTGGTCATTCCACGCATCCATGTAGAACGCCCCTTCCCCTGGCAGTGGCTGGGCTGGGGTGCATTGGTACTGGGCCTGTCGCTCGCCGGCGGTTACTTGCTCGCCGCCCGCATCAACAGGCCACTGAACTTGCTGGTAAAGGCAGCCAATCGGCTGCGTAACGGTGAACAGCCGGAGAAACTGCCAGAAGACAGCGTGACGGAGCTGCGCGCCGTAAGCAGCACTTTCAACAAAATGGCGGATTCACTGGCAGAACTTGATGCCGAAAGAACCCTGATACTGGCAGGGGTGTCGCATGACATCCGCACCCCCCTGGCACGGCTGCGCCTGGCTGTAGAAATGCTGCCGGACCAGCAATGCAGCTACCTCAAGCATGGCATGATTGAAGACATTTCCGATATGGATAACATCATCAATCAATTCCTGGACTTTGTTCGCGGTGCTGAAGGCGAGCACACGCAGATGGTCGACATCAACACCCTGCTGCAAGCGCTGCATGACCGCCAGGCCAGGGCGGGACGTGATTTAGTGATACAACTCTCGCCCACGTACGCCGTACCTATCAAACCGCTGGCAATGCAGCGCCTGCTGGATAACCTGGTAGGCAATGCCTACGCCTATGGCGGCGGTCAGGTACGTGTCGCAAGTGAGATTCAGGCCGATAACATCATTATCAGCGTATTTGACAACGGCCCCGGCATCCCGGAAACGCACCTGAAAAAGCTTTTACGCCCGTTCGAACGCCTCGACAAAGCACGCAGCAATGTAGGCGGCAGCGGTCTGGGGCTCGCCATTGCGGAGCGCATCGCAAAGCTGCACCAAGGCACGCTTGAACTGCTTAACCGTCCGGAAGGCGGTCTGGAAGCCAGGTTAAGCATCCCTATCAAGAACGCGTGA
- a CDS encoding GNAT family N-acetyltransferase, protein MHLTLQITESMAAVDAAEWDALTGGMPLLSHAFLSALETSGSVGGETGWQPSHMLVLDDGKLAGAMPLYIKSHSYGEYVFDWAWAEAYARNGLRYYPKLLSAIPFTPITSQRLLGGRSEIQGLMLAAVTQIMDAQQLSSAHVLFPDNDSADALNQAGWLKRDGVQFRWQNENFQDFDAFLNVLSHDKRKKIRQERNRIAASGIVCKQVKGADITPEQWAFFYRCYKNTYFEHHSSPYLTPAFFEQIGRTMPQNILLILAYADNEAVAAALNIYHRTTLYGRYWGALSYVPNLHFELCYYQAQEFCIRENIAYFEGGAQGEHKLARGFKPRPTCSYHKIAHPQFARVIADFVRRESEGVDAYTDELEQRAPFKVRPE, encoded by the coding sequence ATGCATTTAACACTGCAAATTACAGAGAGCATGGCAGCCGTGGATGCTGCCGAATGGGATGCGCTCACCGGTGGCATGCCTTTGCTAAGCCATGCTTTCCTGAGTGCGCTTGAAACTTCAGGCTCGGTAGGAGGCGAGACTGGCTGGCAACCCAGCCATATGCTGGTGCTGGATGATGGCAAACTGGCAGGCGCCATGCCGCTTTATATTAAAAGCCATTCATACGGTGAGTATGTATTCGATTGGGCTTGGGCCGAGGCTTATGCGCGTAACGGCCTGCGTTATTACCCTAAACTGTTATCTGCCATTCCGTTTACCCCGATTACCAGCCAGAGATTATTGGGCGGCCGGTCGGAAATTCAAGGCCTGATGCTGGCAGCAGTGACGCAGATCATGGATGCACAGCAGCTATCTTCCGCGCATGTGCTGTTTCCGGACAATGATTCTGCTGATGCACTCAATCAAGCGGGGTGGCTGAAACGCGACGGCGTACAGTTCCGCTGGCAGAATGAGAATTTTCAGGATTTTGACGCATTTCTGAATGTCCTGAGCCATGACAAACGCAAAAAGATCCGTCAGGAACGTAACAGGATCGCGGCATCAGGCATTGTTTGCAAGCAAGTCAAAGGTGCGGATATCACGCCTGAGCAATGGGCATTTTTTTATCGGTGTTATAAGAATACTTATTTCGAACACCATTCTTCACCCTATCTGACACCGGCTTTCTTTGAACAGATCGGCAGGACTATGCCGCAGAATATTCTGCTGATACTGGCTTATGCCGACAATGAGGCGGTGGCCGCGGCGTTGAATATTTACCATCGAACAACGCTGTATGGGCGCTATTGGGGTGCATTATCGTATGTGCCGAATCTGCATTTCGAGCTTTGTTACTATCAGGCGCAGGAGTTCTGTATTCGTGAAAATATTGCATATTTTGAGGGAGGTGCGCAGGGTGAGCATAAGCTGGCACGCGGTTTTAAACCCAGGCCGACCTGTTCATACCATAAAATTGCGCACCCCCAGTTTGCACGCGTGATTGCAGACTTCGTGCGTCGTGAATCAGAAGGTGTAGATGCCTACACCGATGAACTGGAGCAGCGTGCGCCATTTAAGGTTAGGCCGGAATAG
- a CDS encoding HigA family addiction module antitoxin yields MSRMHNPPHPGETLREDILPALGLSVTEAADQLGVARPSLSRVLNGHAAISPEMALRIEKWLGIENGGSANLWLAAQASYDLWQARSKFNAKVKPAELQAA; encoded by the coding sequence ATGAGCAGAATGCATAATCCGCCACATCCTGGCGAAACTTTGAGAGAAGATATTCTCCCCGCCCTCGGCTTGAGCGTGACCGAGGCAGCAGATCAACTTGGTGTTGCTCGCCCATCTTTATCACGTGTGCTTAACGGACACGCCGCTATTTCACCTGAGATGGCTTTACGTATAGAAAAATGGCTAGGTATCGAGAATGGCGGCAGTGCCAACTTATGGTTGGCAGCACAAGCTTCTTATGATTTGTGGCAAGCCAGAAGTAAATTCAATGCGAAGGTGAAGCCTGCTGAACTGCAGGCAGCTTAA
- a CDS encoding type II toxin-antitoxin system RelE/ParE family toxin: MIKTFKHKGLKDFFESGSKAGIRPDHASKLSRQLVRLDIAKAPADMNLPGWRLHSLEGELAGHYAVTVNGNWRMTFMFDGEDAILVDYQDYH, from the coding sequence ATGATTAAAACATTCAAACATAAAGGGCTCAAAGATTTCTTTGAGAGTGGAAGCAAAGCGGGGATAAGACCCGATCACGCTTCTAAATTAAGTCGCCAGTTAGTGCGTTTAGATATTGCTAAAGCACCTGCGGATATGAATTTACCAGGATGGAGGCTTCATTCTTTAGAAGGTGAGTTAGCTGGACATTATGCCGTAACGGTAAACGGTAACTGGCGAATGACTTTTATGTTTGACGGTGAAGATGCGATCCTGGTGGATTATCAGGACTATCACTAG
- a CDS encoding phosphopantetheine-binding protein has product MTEHQKKLCEIFAEISNNKSNIQISLDTKIRDLRLDSLDVLDLLMKINNDLGVDIAIENFMLCEDVSSVDAEMARIRNAGPV; this is encoded by the coding sequence ATGACTGAACATCAAAAAAAACTATGCGAGATATTCGCTGAAATATCAAACAACAAGAGCAACATTCAAATATCGCTAGACACTAAAATCCGCGATTTAAGGCTGGACAGCCTTGACGTGCTTGACCTGCTGATGAAAATCAATAATGACCTGGGCGTTGATATTGCTATCGAAAATTTCATGCTCTGTGAAGATGTATCCTCGGTAGATGCAGAAATGGCCAGAATCAGAAATGCTGGCCCGGTTTAA
- a CDS encoding pentapeptide repeat-containing protein yields the protein MKRVQAALAAVMFLLLQSAYAGEFDDHCAAGLAGGMLIKTKCEINTVLAGKTYCFASEESRQAFLGHPDEMMKQAAEFYAKNPEPVREKISQADALMQIRSQACDLSNKDAGYLEFDGMDLRHCNMVNTSFFGAYLRGANLSGANLERAYLNLARLENADLSHANLKDAIIFQAIFDKTNFKGANLSNARVIGTLGNVDMSEANIVKGRFGLDIGNQPMGAMRFDAVGGNFSNTNFEGADINRNNVRFGNFRNANLRNTNLFRADFSKADLTGADITGADLNEAVLDGTIMTGVKGIEAIKGYDRSKGECVDCKVAP from the coding sequence ATGAAGCGTGTTCAGGCGGCATTGGCCGCGGTAATGTTTCTGCTTTTGCAATCGGCCTATGCCGGTGAGTTTGACGATCACTGCGCAGCCGGACTTGCGGGTGGCATGTTAATTAAAACCAAATGTGAAATTAATACGGTGCTTGCGGGTAAGACTTATTGTTTTGCAAGTGAGGAATCCAGGCAGGCGTTTTTAGGGCACCCGGACGAGATGATGAAACAGGCGGCTGAGTTTTATGCTAAAAACCCAGAACCAGTGCGTGAAAAGATCAGCCAGGCCGACGCTTTGATGCAAATCAGGAGCCAGGCCTGCGACTTATCCAATAAGGATGCCGGTTACCTGGAGTTCGATGGCATGGACCTGCGTCACTGCAATATGGTGAATACCAGTTTCTTTGGCGCATACTTACGCGGTGCAAATTTAAGTGGCGCTAATCTGGAGCGCGCCTATCTGAATCTTGCCCGTCTGGAGAATGCCGATTTAAGCCATGCCAATCTTAAAGATGCGATCATATTCCAGGCGATCTTCGATAAAACCAACTTCAAAGGTGCAAACCTGAGCAATGCGCGGGTCATCGGCACGCTAGGCAATGTCGATATGAGCGAAGCCAATATCGTAAAAGGCCGCTTCGGACTGGATATCGGTAATCAGCCGATGGGGGCGATGCGATTTGATGCGGTCGGCGGAAATTTCTCGAATACTAATTTTGAAGGTGCCGATATCAATCGTAACAATGTACGTTTCGGTAATTTCCGCAATGCCAATCTGCGCAATACCAATTTGTTCCGGGCGGATTTCAGCAAGGCTGATCTTACCGGAGCCGATATCACCGGGGCGGATTTAAATGAAGCCGTGCTTGATGGCACCATCATGACCGGGGTAAAAGGCATTGAAGCCATCAAAGGGTATGACCGCAGCAAAGGTGAGTGCGTGGATTGCAAAGTCGCACCCTGA
- the cysG gene encoding siroheme synthase CysG encodes MQALPIFFNISNRLCVVIGGGDVATRKVAMLLKANAAVTLVAPQVCPELQALADAGRIKLMRGSYAAAQLEGACMVVAATDDEAVNEAVSRDAKTLNIPVNVVDAPHLCTFTMGSIIDRSPVVIAVSSEGNAPVLARYIRTRIETMLPAGYGRIAGIAGEFRDKVKAKFASTQERRRFWEDVFQGPMVERVLAGQEQAARDLLQSLLDGQDASANKGEVFLVGAGPGDPDLLTFRALRLMQQCDVCVYDKLVSPEVMELVRRDAELVYVGKARDQHTMPQEEINELLARLALQGKRVLRLKGGDPFIFGRGGEEIETLMQHGVPFQVVPGITAANGVSSYAGIPLTHRDYSQACLFITGHLKDGTLDLDWTSMARPRQTVVIYMGLVGLAQICEKLIEHGVSPDMPAAVVQQGTTQRQRVVTATLHDLAQKVAEADIKAPCLTIIGEVVHLRDKLNWFEPGTAA; translated from the coding sequence ATGCAGGCATTACCCATTTTTTTCAATATCAGCAATCGCTTATGCGTTGTGATCGGGGGCGGGGATGTGGCAACCCGCAAGGTTGCCATGCTGCTTAAGGCGAATGCTGCCGTTACGCTGGTTGCGCCGCAAGTCTGCCCTGAGTTGCAGGCACTGGCCGATGCAGGCCGGATAAAGCTGATGCGCGGTTCTTATGCCGCCGCTCAGCTTGAGGGCGCGTGCATGGTAGTAGCCGCTACTGACGACGAAGCTGTGAATGAAGCGGTTTCACGTGATGCCAAGACACTGAATATTCCCGTCAACGTGGTGGATGCACCGCATTTATGCACCTTTACCATGGGCTCCATCATTGATCGCAGCCCGGTTGTGATCGCGGTATCAAGCGAGGGCAATGCGCCGGTGCTGGCGCGCTATATCCGCACCAGGATCGAGACTATGCTGCCAGCAGGCTACGGGCGTATCGCCGGTATCGCCGGTGAGTTCAGGGATAAGGTGAAAGCGAAGTTCGCCAGCACGCAGGAACGCCGCCGCTTCTGGGAAGACGTTTTTCAGGGGCCAATGGTGGAGCGGGTGCTGGCCGGGCAGGAGCAGGCTGCGCGCGACCTGCTGCAAAGCCTGCTCGACGGGCAGGATGCGTCTGCCAATAAGGGCGAAGTGTTTCTGGTCGGTGCCGGGCCAGGCGATCCGGACTTGCTCACCTTCCGTGCTTTGCGCCTGATGCAGCAGTGCGACGTCTGTGTTTATGACAAACTTGTGAGCCCGGAAGTGATGGAGCTGGTGCGCCGCGATGCCGAGCTGGTGTATGTGGGCAAGGCGCGCGATCAGCACACCATGCCGCAGGAAGAAATCAATGAACTGCTCGCCAGGCTGGCTTTGCAGGGCAAGCGCGTATTGCGCCTCAAAGGCGGCGATCCTTTCATTTTCGGCCGCGGCGGTGAAGAGATCGAAACCCTGATGCAGCATGGGGTGCCGTTTCAGGTCGTGCCCGGGATTACGGCGGCGAATGGCGTTTCCAGTTATGCGGGCATTCCGTTGACGCATCGCGATTATTCGCAGGCATGCCTGTTCATCACCGGGCATCTCAAAGACGGCACGCTGGATCTGGACTGGACGTCAATGGCGCGACCCAGGCAGACTGTGGTGATTTACATGGGCTTGGTTGGCCTGGCGCAAATCTGTGAAAAACTGATCGAGCATGGGGTGTCGCCCGATATGCCGGCGGCTGTGGTGCAGCAAGGCACAACGCAAAGGCAGCGCGTGGTGACCGCAACATTGCATGACCTGGCGCAGAAGGTGGCAGAAGCCGACATCAAGGCGCCATGTCTGACGATTATCGGTGAAGTTGTGCATCTGCGCGACAAATTGAATTGGTTTGAGCCCGGTACCGCTGCCTGA
- a CDS encoding calcium-binding domain-containing protein has translation MKTLPILAISSLLLGLVQTAYADHHEMSGDHAGAQMHSWQDADANKDGVISKEEFMAKHQKQAEKMFSKLDANKDGKVDEAERKSMHDKCERHAK, from the coding sequence ATGAAAACACTACCAATCCTCGCTATATCTTCATTACTACTAGGTCTGGTACAGACTGCCTATGCAGACCACCACGAAATGAGCGGCGACCATGCCGGGGCGCAAATGCACAGTTGGCAAGATGCTGATGCAAATAAGGATGGTGTCATCAGCAAAGAGGAGTTCATGGCAAAACACCAGAAACAGGCCGAGAAAATGTTCTCTAAGCTGGATGCCAACAAGGATGGCAAGGTAGATGAGGCTGAACGCAAATCCATGCATGACAAATGTGAGCGCCATGCAAAATAA
- the miaB gene encoding tRNA (N6-isopentenyl adenosine(37)-C2)-methylthiotransferase MiaB: protein MNTPKKPAPKKVFIKTFGCQMNEYDSSRMADMLSSSDGMVETLTPEDADVILLNTCSVREKAEDKVYSHLGRFIPLKEKNPDLVIGVGGCVASQEGDNIIKRAPYVDIVFGPQTLHRLPDMIKNSQSSGKSQVDISFPEVEKFDHLPPPRVEGASAFLSIMEGCSKYCSFCVVPYTRGEEVSRPFADILTEAVQLAEQGIKEITLLGQNVNAYRTEYEGVEADLAMLIETIAEIPQIERIRFTTSHPNEMNERLIACFASVPKLAAQLHLPVQAGSDRVLMAMKRNYTTLQYKSIIRKLRAANPNLTFTSDFIVGFPGETEADFEATARLMTDVGFDASFSFLYSPRPGTPASFLNDDTPEQVKLERLNRLQAINEAQAKAISEAMLGSVQRVLIEGPSWKDNTLLAGKTDNGRVVDIAGAASLIHQFVQVRITDTSNPRRLAGEII, encoded by the coding sequence TTGAACACTCCTAAAAAACCCGCCCCTAAAAAGGTTTTCATCAAGACATTTGGCTGCCAGATGAATGAATACGATTCATCGCGCATGGCCGATATGCTGTCATCTTCGGATGGCATGGTGGAAACACTGACCCCGGAAGATGCCGATGTCATCCTGCTCAATACCTGCTCGGTACGTGAAAAAGCGGAAGATAAAGTCTACAGCCACCTCGGCCGTTTCATCCCCCTCAAGGAGAAGAACCCCGACCTGGTCATCGGTGTAGGCGGCTGCGTCGCCTCGCAGGAGGGCGACAACATCATCAAGCGCGCACCGTATGTGGACATTGTATTCGGGCCGCAGACACTGCATCGCCTGCCGGACATGATCAAGAACAGCCAGTCCAGCGGCAAATCACAGGTAGATATCAGCTTTCCAGAGGTTGAAAAGTTCGACCATCTGCCGCCGCCCCGTGTAGAAGGCGCATCAGCATTTTTAAGCATTATGGAAGGCTGCAGCAAATACTGCAGTTTTTGCGTAGTCCCCTATACCCGCGGCGAAGAGGTTTCGCGCCCTTTTGCCGACATCCTGACCGAAGCCGTGCAGCTGGCAGAACAAGGTATCAAGGAAATCACCCTGCTCGGCCAGAACGTCAATGCCTACCGCACCGAATACGAAGGTGTTGAAGCCGACCTGGCCATGCTGATAGAAACCATTGCCGAGATCCCACAGATAGAACGCATCCGCTTCACGACCAGCCACCCTAACGAGATGAATGAGCGCCTGATAGCCTGTTTTGCCTCAGTGCCCAAATTAGCCGCCCAGCTTCACCTGCCGGTGCAGGCCGGCAGTGACCGCGTACTGATGGCCATGAAACGCAACTACACCACGCTGCAATACAAATCCATCATCCGCAAGCTGCGTGCGGCAAACCCCAACCTGACATTCACCTCGGACTTCATTGTCGGCTTTCCCGGTGAAACAGAAGCGGATTTTGAAGCGACCGCCAGACTGATGACCGATGTCGGCTTTGATGCAAGCTTCAGCTTCCTGTATAGCCCGCGTCCGGGCACGCCAGCCTCGTTCCTCAATGACGACACGCCGGAGCAGGTAAAACTTGAGCGCCTGAACAGGTTGCAGGCCATTAACGAGGCACAGGCCAAGGCCATCTCCGAAGCGATGCTGGGTAGCGTGCAGCGCGTGCTGATTGAAGGCCCGTCCTGGAAAGACAACACACTGCTGGCCGGCAAAACCGATAATGGCCGTGTGGTGGATATTGCAGGCGCTGCCAGCCTGATACATCAATTTGTGCAGGTACGCATTACTGATACGAGCAACCCGAGACGTTTAGCGGGTGAAATAATTTAA
- a CDS encoding c-type cytochrome has translation MNLHPVKSVIRSPALALFLLSLTSPALADGSAGNDISRGKLLYSLHCISCHNEQPHWLANKKAADWPSLVAQVNLWQNIANLKWDHNDIENVARHLNTLYYHYPVADTVARKK, from the coding sequence ATGAATCTTCATCCTGTAAAATCAGTCATCCGCTCACCTGCACTTGCCTTATTCCTGCTATCGCTAACCAGCCCAGCCCTTGCCGACGGATCAGCAGGCAACGACATTTCTCGCGGGAAACTACTCTACTCCCTGCACTGCATATCCTGCCATAATGAACAGCCGCACTGGCTTGCCAATAAAAAAGCTGCCGATTGGCCCAGCCTGGTAGCCCAAGTAAATCTATGGCAAAACATTGCCAACCTTAAATGGGATCACAACGATATTGAGAATGTCGCCAGGCACCTGAACACGCTTTACTATCACTACCCGGTTGCCGACACGGTCGCCCGCAAAAAGTAA
- the ompR gene encoding osmolarity response regulator transcription factor OmpR — protein sequence MTDQNKRILVVDDDVRLRELLQRYLTEQGFTVKVANDAKEMDTALANESIDLIVLDLMLPGEDGLSICRRIRGSGTMLPIVMLTARGDEVDRIIGLEMGADDYLPKPFNPRELLARINAVLRRHERIVPSAPASNTENITIGDFVFNASTRSLTQNGNNIAITSGEFALLKVFVDHPRQPLSRDRLMQLARGRELDVFDRSIDVQVSRLRKLIETDPAHPRYLQTMWGFGYVFIPDGEVD from the coding sequence ATGACCGACCAGAACAAAAGAATCTTGGTAGTAGATGATGACGTGCGCCTACGCGAACTATTGCAACGCTATTTAACCGAACAGGGCTTCACCGTTAAAGTGGCAAACGACGCAAAAGAAATGGACACGGCATTAGCAAACGAATCTATTGATCTCATTGTTTTAGACCTGATGCTGCCTGGTGAAGATGGCCTGTCCATCTGCCGCCGGATAAGAGGCAGCGGCACAATGCTGCCGATCGTGATGCTGACGGCGCGCGGCGATGAAGTGGATAGAATCATCGGGCTGGAAATGGGTGCGGATGACTACTTGCCCAAACCTTTCAATCCGAGGGAACTGCTGGCGCGCATCAATGCAGTGCTGCGCCGGCATGAGCGCATCGTACCGAGCGCGCCGGCCAGCAATACAGAAAATATCACCATCGGTGATTTTGTCTTTAACGCATCCACCCGCTCACTGACCCAGAATGGCAACAACATTGCCATTACCAGCGGCGAATTCGCTTTACTCAAGGTATTTGTAGACCACCCGCGCCAGCCGCTCTCAAGGGACAGGCTCATGCAACTGGCGCGCGGACGCGAACTGGATGTATTCGACCGCAGTATAGATGTGCAGGTATCGCGCCTGCGCAAGCTGATCGAAACCGACCCGGCGCATCCGCGCTACCTGCAGACCATGTGGGGCTTTGGTTACGTCTTCATCCCTGATGGCGAGGTAGACTGA
- a CDS encoding EF-hand domain-containing protein: protein MSISKVVCLAMCLGLGLSFSVTAGGRSNLATPVDKSKRTVDEDRQSEDAQKNEGLQQTLNLNFSPEHREKLRKALDDYARSVDPSHDQIEERRRAMQESIETRFFEADMDGDSTLDRQEATEKLPQIARHFNSVDTNQDNLISLGELVEAQARIIERRKAADAALEQQKQQKLMEAEAASVAKPKSKQANNNSKKKSL from the coding sequence ATGTCTATATCTAAAGTCGTCTGTCTGGCTATGTGCTTAGGTTTAGGGCTGTCGTTCAGCGTCACTGCTGGCGGCAGAAGCAATTTGGCTACTCCGGTGGATAAATCCAAACGCACGGTAGATGAAGATCGCCAATCAGAAGATGCCCAGAAAAATGAGGGTTTGCAGCAAACCCTCAACCTCAATTTTAGTCCCGAACATAGAGAAAAACTGCGCAAGGCGCTGGATGATTATGCGCGTTCTGTAGACCCCAGCCATGACCAGATTGAAGAGCGCCGCCGTGCCATGCAGGAAAGCATAGAAACCCGTTTCTTTGAAGCGGATATGGATGGTGACAGTACGCTCGACAGGCAGGAGGCCACGGAAAAACTGCCTCAGATTGCACGACATTTCAATAGTGTGGATACCAATCAGGATAACCTGATTTCATTAGGCGAGCTGGTTGAAGCGCAGGCGCGTATCATCGAACGTAGAAAAGCTGCGGATGCGGCGCTTGAGCAGCAGAAGCAGCAGAAACTGATGGAAGCTGAAGCGGCGTCTGTGGCCAAGCCAAAAAGCAAGCAGGCCAACAATAACTCTAAAAAGAAATCGCTCTAA